In the genome of Lysobacter sp. BMK333-48F3, the window CGACAGCAGCTCCTCGAGGCTGACCGGACGGCAGGCCTGGCGCACGGTGTTCATCGCCCGCAGCGCATTGCCCATGCGCTGATTGCGCTTGATCGTGTCGTGCGCCGCCTGCAGCCCGCAGCCGCGCGGCACCACCTGGTCGACCACGCCCATGCGCAGCAGCTCTTCGACCGGATAGACGCGGGCGTTGAGCATCATGTGCTCGGCCTGGGCCGGCGAAACGCGACGGGTCAGGAAGGTGTAGGCGCCCATGCCCGGGAACAGGTCGAACAGCACCTCCGGGAAGCCCATGCCGGTGCCGGCCTCGGCGATGATGGTGTGGCAGCACAGCGCCGCCTCGAAGCCGCCGCCGAGCGCGTCGCCCTGGATCACGGCGATGCTGTGCACGCGGTCTTCGTGCAACTGGTAGAGGTTGAAGGCGACCTCGATGCACAGGCGCGCGTAGTCGAGCAGGCGCTCGCGGTCGTTTTCGCGGATCAGGCGCGAGAACAGCGCCAGGTCGCCGCCGAGATTGAACACGTCGGCTTCCGAGCCGAGGACGAAATGGCGGATCCCGGCGCGCGGGTCGGTTTCCGCGGCCAGTTCGCGGCGGATGCGTTCCTGCACGCGCTTCATGTCGTCGAGCAGGCGGATCGAGAAGCAAGGCGAGTAGACCGCGTCCGCTCCGTGGACGAGTTCGGGCTGGGCGTGCATGTAGCCCCAATCCACGCCGCTGCCGGCGTCGGCCACGTGACGGAACAGGCTGGCGGCTTCGGCGACCGGGAAACGAGCGGAAGCGGCTTCGGCGATGGGGAAACGAGCGGAGATGGACATGGCGGACTCCTGGAGGTCGGTGGCGGGGAAAAAGTCCCGCAATTCGATGCTACACCTCGTTCCTAGTGTGTTCAGACAAGCCCGATGTCGCGTTTTGCCTGCGTTGGCGCGCACAAAAAAGCCCCTGCGAGGCAGGGGCTCCTGAATGCGCGATCGGCGCGGCCGCAGCGCGCTGCGCCGCGGCCGACTCACCGAAACTCACGTCTTGGCGTTGTCGCGCAACTCGCGGCGCAGGATCTTGCCGACGTTGGTCTTGGGCAGCTCGGTGCGGAACTCGACGAACCTGGGGTGCTTGTAGCCGGTGAGGTTGGCGCGCGCGTGGGCCTTGACCTCCTCGGCGGTGAGCGAGGGATCCTTCTTCACGATCACCACCTTCACCGCTTCGCCGGACTTCTCGTCGGGCACGCCGACCGCGGCCACTTCCAGCACGCCCGGCATCATCGCGATCACGTCCTCGACTTCGTTCGGATACACGTTGAAGCCGGACACCAGGATCATGTCCTTCTTGCGGTCGACGACGTAGAAGAAGCCCTGTTCGTCCATCCGCGCCATGTCGCCGGTGTGCAGCCAGCCGTCGGGGTCGATGACCTGGGCGGTGTCCTCGGGACGGTTCCAATAGCCCTTCATCACCTGCGGGCCCTTGATGCACAGCTCGCCGACTTCGCCGACCGGCAGGATGCGGCCTTCCTCGTCCTTGACGCAGGCGTCGGTGGAGGAGATCGGCAAACCGATCGCGCCGTTGTACTCGGCCAGGTCCATCGGATTGATGCAGGCCGCGGGCGAGGTTTCGGTCAGGCCGTAGGCCTCGACCAGGGTCACGCCGGTGACCTGCTTCCAGCGATCGGCGACCGAACGCTGCACCGCCATGCCGCCGCCGAGGGTCAGGTGCAGGCGCGAGAAATCCACCTGGTCGAAACCGGGCGTGTTGAGCAGGCCGTTGAACAGCGTGTTGACGCCGGTGATCGCGGTGAACGGAGTGTTCTTCAGTTCCTTGACGAAACCCGCCATGTCGCGCGGGTTGGTGATCATGTGGTTGAGGCCGCCGAACTTCATGAACACCAGGCCGTTCGCGGTCAGCGCGAAGATGTGGTACAGCGGCAGCGCGGTGATGATGACTTCCTGGCCGAGCTTGACGTTGGCGCCGACCCAGGCCGCGGCCTGCTGCATGTTGGCGACCAGGTTGCGATGGGTCAGCATCGCGCCCTTGGCCACGCCGGTGGTACCGCCGGTGTACTGCAGGAAGGCGATGTCGTCGGGCGAGATCTCCACCTCGGGCAGCTTGTGCATCTGGCCCAGGGTGAGGGTGTCGCGGAAACGCACGGCGCCGGGGATGTCGTAGTCCGGCACCATCTTCTTCACGTACTTCAGCACGAAGTTCATGATCGGGCCCTTGAGCCCGCCGATCATGTCGCCCAAGCCGGTGGTGATGACCTGCTTGACCTGGGTGCCGGCGACGACCTCGGCCACGGTCTTGCCGAAGTTGTCGAGCACGAAGATCACCGATGCGCCGGAGTCGTCGAGCTGGTGCTTGAGCTCGCGCGGGGTGTACATCGGATTGGTGTTGACCACGCTCAGGCCGGCGCGCAGCACGCCGAAGGTGGCGATCGGGTACTGCAGGCAGTTGGGCATCATGATCGCGACGCGATCGCCCTTCTTGAGCTTGAGCTCGCCGAGCAGGTACGCGGCGAATTGCGCGCTGAGCCGATCGATGTCGCCGTAAGTGAGGACCTTGCCGAAATTCGAGAAGGCCGGACGGTCCCGGTATTTATCGATCGCGTTCTGCAGCACCGAGACGATCGACGGGAACTCGTCGACATCGATCTGTGCCGGCACGCCTTGCGGATACTGGGCAAGCCACGGACGTTCCAAACTCATCGCGATCCCCTCTTTAATCGCTTAGATGCGGCGCCGGCGGCTGTGTGCGCCGCCGTACGGTGTTTGATCGATTGGAGCATAGGCTCTACCCCCTGGCAAGGCGCCGCCGCGGCGTCCGCGCGGACGTTGTCGGCGGTAGCGCGGACCTGTCAGGATCGTAGTCGGATACGGCCGGGCGAACGGTCGTGCGATTCTCCGAAAGCCGGATTTCCCCGCCATGCGCAACCGCCATGCCAGCCGCCCGACCGAGTTTCCGCCGGCCCTGCCGGCGCCGGCGTCGATGCGCCGGCGCGCGCTGCTGCGCGGAGTCGCGCTGCTGGCGGTGGCGGCGCTGGCCGGCTGCGCCGAGCGCGCGCCCCCGGAACAGCGCCTGCGCGAATCGATCGGGCGACTGCAGGCGGCGATCGACGCGCGCGACGCCAGCGCGATCGAAACCCAGCTCGCCGACGATTTCGTCGGCCCCGAGGGCATGGACCGTGCCGGCGCGCGGCGCCTGGCGGTGGCCAGTTTCCTGCGCTATCGCAGCACCTGGGTCCGGATCGGCCAGGTCGACATCGAGTTGCAGGAAGGCCACGCGCGGGTGCGGTTCGAGGCCGCGCTCGGCGGCGGCGCCGGCCAGCCCCTGCCGGAGGCCGCGCAGTGGTATTCGGTCAAGACCGGCTGGCGCGAACAGGGCGGCGAATGGCGCATGACCTCGGCGCAGTGGCAGCCGCGATTGTGACCGTCGGCCGGCCTGCGCGGCGACGCCGCGCTCTCGCCGGGTGAGACCGCGCTCGGCTATTCTGCGCGACCGCAAGGACGATCGCCGGCCGGGGACCGGATCGAATGGAATCAGCTTTGACCGCGGAGCAGGCGCTCGCGCTCGCGCCCGACGCTTCTTCCGCGAAGGCCGCCACCGGATTGGCGTCGGCGACGCAATGGGCCAGCCTCGGCGGCGACGCCGAAGCGCTGTGGGGCGAATGCAAGGGCAGCGGCGCCAAGCCCTATCAGGCCCAGGTCGACCTGGCTGCGCTGGTCACCCGTTGCTCCTGCCCTAGCCGCAAGTTCCCCTGCAAGCACGCCCTGGCGCTGTTGCTGATGCATGCGCGCGCCGCGATCCCGGCGGCGCAGCCGCGGCCGAGCTGGGTCGAGGAATGGCTGGCTTCGCGCCGCGACCGCGCGGTCAAGAAAGAACAGACCGCCGCCAAGGCCGCCGCGGCCCAGGCCGCCGACCCGGAAGCCGCCGCCGCGAGCGCGGCCAAGCGCGAGGCGGTGCGCTGGAAACGCATCGAGCAGGGCGGCGCCGAGTTGCAGCGCTGGATCGCCGATCAGTTCTGCCGCGGCCTGGCCTCGTTCGGCCCGGCCCAGCGCGGCGAGTGGCAGGCGATGGCCGCGCGGATGGTCGACGCCCAGGCGCCGGCGCTGGCGGGCCAGTTGCTGGCGGCGACCGAGGCGATGGGCGAGGGCCTGGAAGCGGCCGAACGGGTGATCGAACGCCTCGGCCTGCTGTGGCTGCTGGGCGAGGCGGTGAGCCGGCGCCAGCGCCTGGCGCCGGCGCGCCTGGCCGATGTGCGCACCGCGCTGGGCTGGGTCTACGACAAGGACGACCTGGCCGCCCTGGGCGAAACCGTCGCCGACCGCTGGCAGGTGCAGGGCCAGTGCATCGAAGAGCGCGAGGACCGCCTGTTCGAGCGCCGGGTCTGGCTGCGCGGCGAAACCAGCGGCCGCGACGCGCTGCTGCACGATTACGCCTACGGCGGCCGCGGTTGGGAGCAACAGTGGCTGGACGGCCGCCGGATCGCCGCGACCCTGCGCTTCTTTCCGGGCAGCGTGCCGTTGCGCGCGCTGGTGCTGGAGCAGGGCGCCGGCGAAGCCGCGCCGCGCTGGTCGCAGGACGCGGCCGAGGCGATCGAGCGCGCGTCGCAGGCGTTCGCCGCCAATCCCTGGCTGGGCTATTGGCCGATGAGCCTGGACGCGGCGGTGCCGGTGCGCGATGGCGACGGCTGGCAGGCGCACACGCCGGCCGGCAGCCTGCGCCTGGCGCTGGCCGATGCGGCCGGTTGGCGGTTGCTCGCGCACAGCGGCGGCCGCGGCCTGAAATTGATGGGCGAGTGGGACGGCCGCGCGCTGCGCCCGCTCGCGGCCTGGCGCGAACGCGGCGACGAACTCGCCGGTTGGATGGAGGCGGCATGAGCGCGCAATGGATCAAGCCGGCGCTGATCGGCGTCGACGGCGCCCGTCCGGTCGCGTTCGGCGCGCCGGTCGACGAGTTGCTGCAGGCCTGCGCCGACGACGACGCGGCGGTGCGCTACGCCCGCGGCGCGGCGGCGATGGCCGCGTGCCGGCGCGCGGCGGTGGATACCGTGGCCGCGGCGCCGCTGCCGGCCGGCGCGGCCGACGATGTCTCGGCGCTGGCCGAGGATCAGCCGCTGGCCGCAGCGCTGCGGACGATCTTCCGCGACGGCGGCGAGCGCCTGCAGCACGAAGCCTGCCTGCGCTTGCAGGCGCTGGACCGGCGCTTGCCGCCCAGCGCCGTGGCGGCGGCGCTGGCCGCCGGCCAGCGCTCGACCCGCCTGCGCGGCGCGTTGCTGCCGGTGCTCGGCGAGCGCGGCCGCTGGTTGGCCGGGTTGAACCCGGATTGGGCCTATGCCGGCGGCGGCGATGCCGCGGCGGCGGCGGACGGCGACGACCCGGCCCGGTTGTGGCAGGAGGGCAGTTTCGAACAGCGCCTGCAGCTGTTGCGCACGGTGCGCGCGGGCGATCCCGGCGTCGCGCGCGGGATGCTGCAGCAACAGCTCGGCGAATTGCCGGCGAAGGAGCGCGCCGAGTTCGCCGCGGCGCTCGAGGTCGGCCTGTCGGCGGACGACGAAGCCTTGCTCGCCGGCCTGCTCAAGGACCGCGGCCGCGACGTGCGGCGGATCGCCGCCGGCCTGCTGGCGCGGCTGCCGCAATCGGCGCACGCGCTACGCCTGCTGGCCTGGCTGGCGCCGCTGGTGACCCAGGAGCGCGCCTTGCTGGTCAAGCGCTGGGTCGTGGAGGCGCCGCAGGCGGCCGATCCGGACTGGGCCGGCGCGGCGATCGAGAGCGCGCGCCCGCAGCACGACGCGTTGGGCGAACGCGCCTGGTGGCTGTACCAGCTGACCCGGCAGGCGCCGCTGGCCTGGTGGTGCGCGCACACCGGCATGAGCGCGGCGCAGTGTCTGGCCTGGGCCGAAAAGAGCGACTGGAAGGCGGCGCTGCAGCGCGGCTGGCTGGAGC includes:
- a CDS encoding crotonase/enoyl-CoA hydratase family protein, whose amino-acid sequence is MSISARFPIAEAASARFPVAEAASLFRHVADAGSGVDWGYMHAQPELVHGADAVYSPCFSIRLLDDMKRVQERIRRELAAETDPRAGIRHFVLGSEADVFNLGGDLALFSRLIRENDRERLLDYARLCIEVAFNLYQLHEDRVHSIAVIQGDALGGGFEAALCCHTIIAEAGTGMGFPEVLFDLFPGMGAYTFLTRRVSPAQAEHMMLNARVYPVEELLRMGVVDQVVPRGCGLQAAHDTIKRNQRMGNALRAMNTVRQACRPVSLEELLSVTTEWVDAAMRLSDRGLKTMDRLVRAQQRRAGSAALNLALA
- a CDS encoding long-chain fatty acid--CoA ligase, with amino-acid sequence MSLERPWLAQYPQGVPAQIDVDEFPSIVSVLQNAIDKYRDRPAFSNFGKVLTYGDIDRLSAQFAAYLLGELKLKKGDRVAIMMPNCLQYPIATFGVLRAGLSVVNTNPMYTPRELKHQLDDSGASVIFVLDNFGKTVAEVVAGTQVKQVITTGLGDMIGGLKGPIMNFVLKYVKKMVPDYDIPGAVRFRDTLTLGQMHKLPEVEISPDDIAFLQYTGGTTGVAKGAMLTHRNLVANMQQAAAWVGANVKLGQEVIITALPLYHIFALTANGLVFMKFGGLNHMITNPRDMAGFVKELKNTPFTAITGVNTLFNGLLNTPGFDQVDFSRLHLTLGGGMAVQRSVADRWKQVTGVTLVEAYGLTETSPAACINPMDLAEYNGAIGLPISSTDACVKDEEGRILPVGEVGELCIKGPQVMKGYWNRPEDTAQVIDPDGWLHTGDMARMDEQGFFYVVDRKKDMILVSGFNVYPNEVEDVIAMMPGVLEVAAVGVPDEKSGEAVKVVIVKKDPSLTAEEVKAHARANLTGYKHPRFVEFRTELPKTNVGKILRRELRDNAKT
- a CDS encoding nuclear transport factor 2 family protein, yielding MRNRHASRPTEFPPALPAPASMRRRALLRGVALLAVAALAGCAERAPPEQRLRESIGRLQAAIDARDASAIETQLADDFVGPEGMDRAGARRLAVASFLRYRSTWVRIGQVDIELQEGHARVRFEAALGGGAGQPLPEAAQWYSVKTGWREQGGEWRMTSAQWQPRL
- a CDS encoding SWIM zinc finger family protein, whose product is MESALTAEQALALAPDASSAKAATGLASATQWASLGGDAEALWGECKGSGAKPYQAQVDLAALVTRCSCPSRKFPCKHALALLLMHARAAIPAAQPRPSWVEEWLASRRDRAVKKEQTAAKAAAAQAADPEAAAASAAKREAVRWKRIEQGGAELQRWIADQFCRGLASFGPAQRGEWQAMAARMVDAQAPALAGQLLAATEAMGEGLEAAERVIERLGLLWLLGEAVSRRQRLAPARLADVRTALGWVYDKDDLAALGETVADRWQVQGQCIEEREDRLFERRVWLRGETSGRDALLHDYAYGGRGWEQQWLDGRRIAATLRFFPGSVPLRALVLEQGAGEAAPRWSQDAAEAIERASQAFAANPWLGYWPMSLDAAVPVRDGDGWQAHTPAGSLRLALADAAGWRLLAHSGGRGLKLMGEWDGRALRPLAAWRERGDELAGWMEAA
- a CDS encoding DUF5691 domain-containing protein, which gives rise to MSAQWIKPALIGVDGARPVAFGAPVDELLQACADDDAAVRYARGAAAMAACRRAAVDTVAAAPLPAGAADDVSALAEDQPLAAALRTIFRDGGERLQHEACLRLQALDRRLPPSAVAAALAAGQRSTRLRGALLPVLGERGRWLAGLNPDWAYAGGGDAAAAADGDDPARLWQEGSFEQRLQLLRTVRAGDPGVARGMLQQQLGELPAKERAEFAAALEVGLSADDEALLAGLLKDRGRDVRRIAAGLLARLPQSAHALRLLAWLAPLVTQERALLVKRWVVEAPQAADPDWAGAAIESARPQHDALGERAWWLYQLTRQAPLAWWCAHTGMSAAQCLAWAEKSDWKAALQRGWLERVGAQDPDWIVAMLEAPGRAFQGEHARLLAMLPAAERVRHWPRSFEQLWRHNRHDEVIDSCAPGQSLPADYSRAIVEGLYETVERDRLRHDWNLRPVIQSLVEVLHPQALREWRALPRSADETAAMSECLLAVERTVALRRLLHA